One window of Mediterraneibacter butyricigenes genomic DNA carries:
- the radA gene encoding DNA repair protein RadA yields the protein MAKKKSIYFCQNCGHEENKWLGQCPACKEWNTFVEEKITTSKSVAAARLDSEMQVLGLSEVKLDDTLRVQTGIQELDRVLGGGIVPGSMILVGGDPGIGKSTLLLQVCQHLAEVQNVLYISGEESLAQIKLRANRMGEFSDRLKLLCETNLDIIRSVIEKKRPATVIIDSIQTMYNEEVGSAPGSVSQVRESTNVLMQLAKGLGISIFIVGHVTKEGTVAGPRVLEHMVDTVLYFEGDRHASYRILRGVKNRFGSTNEIGVFEMRGDGLWEVQNPSEYMLNGRPENASGSVVACSMEGTRPILIEIQALVCKSNFGMPRRTATGTDYNRVNLLMAVLEKRIGLHISDYDAYVNIAGGIRMNEPAIDLGLILAIVSSYKNRPIDEKTIVFGEVGLSGEVRAVNMPQQRVAEARKLGFETCILPKVSLKSIEDTSGIKLVGVNSISEVLDLI from the coding sequence ATGGCGAAGAAAAAGAGCATTTATTTCTGTCAGAATTGTGGACATGAAGAAAATAAATGGCTAGGGCAATGTCCTGCCTGTAAGGAATGGAATACATTTGTAGAGGAGAAGATCACAACTTCAAAATCGGTGGCAGCAGCCCGACTGGACAGTGAAATGCAGGTGCTGGGACTATCAGAAGTGAAGTTGGATGATACCCTTCGCGTTCAGACAGGAATTCAGGAGCTGGATCGGGTGCTAGGAGGAGGAATCGTGCCGGGTTCAATGATTCTGGTTGGAGGAGATCCGGGAATCGGAAAGTCAACGCTTTTGTTGCAGGTGTGTCAGCATCTGGCGGAAGTGCAGAACGTGCTCTATATTTCGGGAGAAGAATCTTTGGCGCAGATCAAATTGCGCGCCAATCGTATGGGAGAATTTTCGGATCGATTAAAACTGTTGTGTGAAACCAATTTGGATATTATAAGAAGTGTAATAGAAAAGAAGAGACCTGCAACAGTAATCATTGATTCCATTCAGACCATGTACAATGAAGAAGTGGGATCAGCTCCCGGAAGTGTTTCTCAGGTGCGTGAATCTACAAATGTGCTGATGCAGTTGGCAAAAGGACTGGGAATCTCTATCTTTATTGTAGGACATGTGACGAAAGAAGGGACAGTGGCAGGTCCCCGTGTGTTGGAACATATGGTAGATACGGTCTTATATTTTGAGGGGGATCGCCATGCATCTTATCGAATTTTGCGGGGAGTAAAGAACCGGTTTGGTTCCACAAACGAGATTGGTGTATTCGAGATGCGAGGTGACGGACTCTGGGAAGTACAGAATCCATCGGAATATATGTTAAATGGGCGGCCGGAAAATGCATCCGGTTCGGTTGTAGCATGTTCTATGGAAGGAACGCGTCCGATTCTGATTGAGATTCAGGCATTGGTATGTAAAAGCAATTTCGGAATGCCACGGAGAACGGCAACGGGGACAGACTATAATCGTGTTAATTTACTGATGGCAGTTCTGGAAAAACGAATCGGACTGCATATATCGGATTATGATGCTTATGTAAATATTGCCGGAGGAATCCGGATGAATGAACCGGCGATAGATCTGGGACTGATACTGGCGATTGTGTCCAGTTATAAGAATCGTCCGATTGATGAAAAGACCATAGTGTTTGGAGAAGTAGGACTTAGCGGAGAAGTGCGGGCAGTGAACATGCCGCAGCAGAGAGTAGCGGAAGCAAGAAAACTTGGATTTGAAACCTGTATTCTTCCGAAGGTATCGCTAAAGAGTATAGAGGATACTTCTGGAATAAAATTAGTAGGTGTAAATAGTATCAGTGAAGTGCTGGATTTAATCTAA
- a CDS encoding NAD(P)/FAD-dependent oxidoreductase, which produces MYDVIIIGAGVSGSASAREISRYKVNACVLEKAEDVCCGTSKANSAIVHAGFDAAEGSLMAKLNVEGNLMMEQLSKDLDFDFAMNGSLVVCRAEEDMPNLQKLLDRGIKNGVKDLRIIGREELVAMEPNIADDAVAALYAPTGGIVCPFGLNIAMAENASDNGVEFKFNTEVTGFRKIDGGWIVETNQGEFETKCVVNAAGVYADAIHNMVSDKKINIVPRRGDYCLLDKSAGKHVSHTIFPLPGKFGKGILVSPTIHGNLILGPTAIDIENKEGTNTTRDGLDQVIEKAGEYVKDLPLRSVITSFAGLRAHEGNHEFIIGEVEGAKGFVDCAGIESPGLTSSPAIGKMVAGIVKDILDLEEKEDFIATRKGILKPDTLSKEDRDKLIKENPAYGKIICRCEMITEGEIIDAIKRPLGAKSLDGVKRRTRAGMGRCQAGFCSPRVMEILARECDMDMLEITKSGGKSVIAVGTNKDSI; this is translated from the coding sequence ATGTATGACGTAATTATTATCGGCGCAGGAGTTTCCGGCAGTGCATCTGCAAGAGAAATTTCTCGCTACAAAGTGAATGCGTGCGTACTGGAAAAGGCAGAAGACGTATGTTGCGGAACTTCAAAAGCAAACAGTGCAATCGTCCACGCAGGATTTGACGCAGCAGAAGGATCCCTGATGGCAAAGCTGAATGTAGAGGGAAATCTGATGATGGAGCAGCTGTCAAAGGATCTGGATTTTGACTTTGCGATGAATGGTTCTCTGGTTGTGTGCAGAGCGGAAGAAGATATGCCGAATCTGCAGAAACTTCTGGATCGTGGAATCAAGAACGGAGTGAAAGATCTCCGGATTATCGGAAGAGAAGAATTGGTAGCAATGGAACCGAATATTGCAGACGATGCAGTGGCTGCATTGTATGCACCGACCGGTGGAATTGTATGTCCGTTCGGTCTGAATATTGCGATGGCAGAAAATGCCAGCGACAACGGAGTAGAATTCAAATTCAACACAGAAGTGACCGGATTTAGGAAGATTGACGGTGGATGGATCGTTGAGACGAATCAGGGTGAATTTGAAACAAAATGTGTGGTAAATGCAGCCGGCGTTTACGCAGATGCAATCCACAATATGGTAAGTGATAAAAAGATCAATATTGTTCCAAGAAGAGGAGATTATTGCCTGTTGGATAAATCCGCAGGAAAGCACGTATCTCATACGATCTTCCCACTTCCTGGAAAATTTGGAAAAGGAATACTGGTATCGCCGACGATCCATGGAAATTTGATCCTCGGACCAACGGCTATTGATATTGAAAATAAAGAAGGAACCAACACCACAAGAGACGGTCTGGACCAGGTGATCGAAAAAGCAGGAGAATATGTAAAAGATCTGCCGCTTCGCTCTGTGATTACTTCCTTTGCCGGACTTCGTGCCCATGAAGGAAATCACGAGTTTATCATCGGAGAAGTAGAAGGTGCCAAAGGCTTTGTAGACTGTGCCGGCATCGAATCTCCGGGACTGACCAGCTCCCCGGCAATCGGAAAGATGGTAGCAGGTATCGTAAAAGATATTCTGGATCTGGAAGAGAAAGAGGACTTTATCGCAACGAGAAAAGGCATCCTGAAACCGGATACCTTATCAAAAGAAGATCGGGACAAACTGATCAAAGAAAATCCGGCATACGGAAAGATCATCTGCCGTTGCGAAATGATCACAGAGGGTGAGATCATTGATGCGATCAAACGTCCGCTGGGTGCAAAATCTCTGGATGGTGTCAAGAGAAGAACCAGAGCGGGAATGGGACGCTGTCAGGCTGGTTTCTGTTCTCCGAGAGTTATGGAGATTCTGGCAAGAGAATGTGACATGGATATGCTGGAAATTACAAAATCCGGTGGAAAATCCGTGATCGCAGTTGGAACAAACAAGGATTCTATTTAA
- a CDS encoding MIP/aquaporin family protein — MLPYISEFLGTMILILLGCGVCCNVNLDKSGMKGGGTVQITFAWGLAVLVPAFIFGEASGASFNPALTIALAVDGSFDWAMVPGYIIAQVAGAFVGAILVYILFKEQFDATEDQGTKLGVFATGPSVPNTALNFLSEAIGTFVLVFAIKGIGNVTGIATGVDKLFVFGIIVSIGMSLGGLTGYAINPARDLGPRLAHAILPIKDKGSSNFGYGLIVPIFGPIVGAIVAVLLYGAIPW; from the coding sequence ATGTTACCATATATAAGTGAGTTTTTAGGAACCATGATACTGATCCTGTTAGGATGCGGAGTATGTTGTAACGTGAACCTAGATAAATCAGGAATGAAAGGCGGCGGAACTGTTCAGATCACATTTGCCTGGGGTCTTGCAGTGCTGGTACCGGCGTTCATTTTCGGAGAGGCATCCGGAGCATCTTTCAACCCGGCACTTACCATTGCACTTGCAGTGGATGGAAGTTTTGACTGGGCAATGGTACCTGGTTATATTATAGCACAGGTAGCAGGAGCATTTGTTGGCGCAATCTTAGTTTATATCCTGTTTAAAGAACAGTTTGATGCCACAGAAGATCAGGGAACCAAGCTTGGTGTATTTGCAACAGGACCATCTGTTCCGAATACGGCATTGAACTTCCTTTCCGAAGCAATCGGTACATTTGTATTGGTATTTGCTATCAAAGGAATTGGAAATGTAACAGGAATTGCAACTGGTGTTGACAAACTCTTCGTATTCGGAATTATTGTTTCCATCGGTATGTCACTTGGTGGACTGACCGGATATGCGATCAACCCGGCAAGAGATCTTGGACCTCGTCTGGCACATGCGATTCTGCCGATCAAAGACAAAGGTTCATCCAATTTCGGTTATGGTCTGATCGTTCCGATTTTTGGACCAATCGTTGGAGCAATCGTAGCTGTATTGCTTTATGGCGCGATTCCGTGGTAA
- a CDS encoding endosialidase — translation MAVVKELLRTEADKTLSFGDYTLDKKTKLDNFEFEGDVYKVKTYNEITKLEKNGLFVYESVPGTAVESFSMTDSEVSFSVSAAGDAQFTVELEPECEYDVKINGEDAGKMSTNLSGKLSVSVELNEGESAQVKIAKC, via the coding sequence ATGGCAGTAGTAAAAGAACTGTTGAGAACAGAAGCCGATAAGACACTTAGCTTTGGAGATTATACGCTCGACAAGAAGACGAAACTGGATAATTTTGAATTCGAGGGCGATGTTTATAAGGTAAAAACATACAACGAGATTACAAAATTGGAAAAGAATGGTCTGTTTGTTTATGAATCAGTACCGGGAACCGCAGTTGAATCATTTTCCATGACTGACTCGGAAGTATCATTTTCCGTATCAGCGGCAGGAGATGCCCAGTTTACAGTAGAACTGGAGCCGGAATGTGAGTATGATGTCAAGATCAACGGAGAAGATGCCGGAAAGATGTCTACCAATCTCAGTGGAAAACTGAGTGTCAGTGTAGAACTGAATGAGGGAGAAAGCGCACAGGTTAAGATTGCAAAGTGTTAA
- a CDS encoding GntR family transcriptional regulator, which produces MIIQIDFNSSEAIYMQLCNQIIMGIATSKLQEGDPLPSVRQMADTIGINMHTVNKAYAVLKQEGFIQLDRRRGAVVAIDVNRIKAMEGLKEQLLVLLAQSRCKGITREEVHTLVDEIFDEYK; this is translated from the coding sequence ATGATAATTCAAATTGATTTTAACAGCAGTGAAGCAATTTATATGCAACTGTGCAATCAGATCATTATGGGGATTGCTACATCAAAGCTTCAGGAAGGAGATCCGCTGCCTTCTGTTCGTCAGATGGCGGATACGATCGGAATTAATATGCATACGGTTAATAAGGCGTATGCTGTATTGAAACAGGAAGGATTTATCCAGCTTGACCGGAGAAGAGGTGCCGTTGTGGCAATCGATGTGAATCGGATCAAAGCGATGGAAGGTCTGAAGGAACAGCTTCTTGTGCTGCTGGCGCAAAGTCGCTGTAAAGGAATCACCAGAGAGGAAGTTCATACCCTGGTTGATGAGATTTTTGATGAATATAAGTAG
- a CDS encoding transketolase, producing the protein MAKVHLESVPDLMKKAGEIRKDIARSARYAGNVHIGGPMSAADIVTALYYKYLGFDPENVEDPERNMFVLSKGHNGILLYCIFCDMGMYPWEELFDYYNKIGHTFGAHPNRKHVRGIEVSTGSLGHGLNWSVGFAHANRNEGIDSRIYCLLGDGEMEEGSNWEAIMYAGSHNLDNIVAIVDNNHCSASFLAGENMKWQWNSMGDCFRSFGWEVYEIDGTDMYAIDETLGNLPPVDLKNPGKPICIISNTTKGQGVSYMMERSYAWHIGGLDDDKLAETEALIDVYTEEQLKRRG; encoded by the coding sequence ATGGCGAAAGTACATTTAGAAAGTGTTCCGGATCTAATGAAAAAGGCCGGAGAAATTCGTAAGGATATTGCACGGAGCGCGCGTTATGCAGGAAATGTTCATATCGGTGGACCAATGTCCGCTGCCGATATCGTAACTGCTTTGTACTACAAGTATTTAGGTTTCGATCCGGAAAATGTGGAAGATCCGGAAAGAAATATGTTTGTTTTGAGTAAAGGACACAATGGAATCCTGCTCTATTGCATTTTCTGTGATATGGGTATGTATCCATGGGAAGAATTATTTGATTATTATAACAAGATCGGTCATACTTTCGGTGCTCACCCGAACCGCAAGCATGTTCGCGGAATCGAAGTCTCTACCGGATCTTTGGGACATGGTCTGAACTGGAGCGTAGGTTTTGCTCATGCAAACCGAAATGAAGGCATTGATTCCAGAATCTACTGCCTGTTGGGAGACGGCGAAATGGAAGAAGGATCCAACTGGGAAGCAATCATGTATGCAGGTTCCCACAATCTGGACAACATTGTTGCAATCGTAGACAACAATCACTGTTCTGCTTCTTTCCTTGCCGGAGAGAACATGAAATGGCAGTGGAACTCTATGGGTGACTGCTTCCGAAGCTTTGGATGGGAAGTCTATGAAATCGATGGAACCGATATGTATGCCATCGACGAAACACTCGGCAATCTTCCGCCTGTTGATCTTAAGAACCCCGGAAAACCAATCTGCATCATTTCCAACACCACCAAAGGACAGGGCGTATCCTATATGATGGAACGCAGCTACGCTTGGCATATCGGTGGACTGGACGATGACAAACTGGCTGAAACAGAAGCTCTCATTGACGTATATACTGAAGAGCAGTTGAAAAGGAGGGGATAG
- a CDS encoding ATP-dependent Clp protease ATP-binding subunit has product MQNHYTKQAEQVREYATEMARQLNHPYVGTEHLLLGLSHEYEGVAGQILSGCEVEEEKVLKVMNELITPEEGTGKRRKLAESPRLTYLYENAKKEADFFRMHEIGTEELLLAMLHDPDCVGTKILLTLNVNPQRLFAEILQALGADPKEYQEEMQGENGKRTDMLEQYGTDLTEKALEGKSDPVIGREKEMERLIQILSRRGKNNPCLVGEPGVGKTAILEGLAQRVASGAVPEHMKNKHIYSLDLPGMIAGSKYRGEFEERMKRLIAEVEENQDVILFLDEVHTMIGAGGAEGAIDASSILKPALARGELRLIGATTIAEYRKYIEKDAALERRFQPVMVEEPSREECIEILKGIRGKYESHHKVKVSEEALQAAVDLSMRYINDRNLPDKAIDVLDEACSKVNMKGYKVPETMEKLEGARIELARQKEEAIRQGDFQEAALLNAEQKQVDEKLKKQQKRMDKKYEKQEQQVSEEDIADVVSVWSKVPINRLMESEAGRLLNLEKELHKRVIGQDEAVSAVARAVKRGRIGLKDPKRPIGSFLFLGPTGVGKTELSKALAEVLFGKEDAMIRVDMSEYMESHSVSKMIGSPPGYVGHEEGGQLSDQVRTHPYSVILFDEIEKAHPDVFNILLQVLDDGHITDSQGRKVDFKNTVIIMTSNAGAKAIVEPKKLGFSAQKDEKADYARMKQNVMDEVKRLFRPEFLNRIDEIIVFHTLGEPELKKIVGLLCKEFTSRVKEQLDIDLKIRDSVKKQIMEKGTDAKFGARPLRRALQTELEDKLADAILSGEVKSGQKVEVGVSRKEMKFYSA; this is encoded by the coding sequence ATGCAGAACCACTATACAAAACAGGCAGAACAGGTGCGGGAATATGCAACTGAAATGGCGAGACAACTGAACCATCCCTATGTGGGAACCGAACATCTTCTGTTGGGGCTGAGCCATGAGTACGAAGGCGTGGCGGGACAGATCCTGTCTGGTTGCGAGGTCGAGGAAGAAAAGGTCCTGAAGGTGATGAACGAACTGATCACACCGGAGGAAGGAACCGGAAAAAGAAGGAAGCTTGCAGAGAGTCCGAGGCTTACGTATCTTTATGAAAATGCGAAAAAAGAGGCGGATTTCTTCCGCATGCATGAAATCGGAACCGAGGAATTGCTTCTGGCAATGTTACATGATCCGGATTGCGTTGGAACCAAGATTCTTTTGACGTTGAATGTAAATCCGCAACGATTGTTCGCGGAGATTTTACAGGCCCTTGGAGCAGATCCGAAGGAATACCAGGAAGAGATGCAGGGAGAAAATGGAAAACGTACAGATATGTTGGAACAGTACGGAACAGATCTGACCGAGAAAGCACTGGAAGGAAAATCAGATCCGGTAATCGGACGGGAAAAAGAAATGGAACGTCTGATCCAGATTTTGAGCAGAAGAGGAAAGAATAATCCCTGTCTGGTTGGAGAGCCGGGAGTCGGCAAGACTGCGATTCTGGAAGGGCTTGCGCAACGGGTGGCTTCCGGAGCTGTACCGGAACATATGAAGAACAAGCACATTTATTCTCTGGATCTTCCGGGGATGATCGCCGGTTCCAAATATCGTGGCGAATTTGAAGAGCGGATGAAACGTTTGATCGCGGAAGTGGAGGAGAATCAGGATGTGATCCTGTTCCTGGATGAGGTTCATACTATGATCGGAGCCGGAGGAGCAGAAGGTGCCATTGATGCATCCAGCATCTTAAAACCGGCGCTCGCCAGAGGAGAACTGCGCCTGATCGGCGCGACGACGATTGCTGAATATCGGAAATATATCGAAAAAGATGCTGCGTTGGAACGTCGGTTTCAGCCGGTTATGGTGGAAGAACCATCCAGAGAAGAATGTATTGAGATCCTGAAAGGAATCCGCGGAAAATACGAAAGTCATCATAAAGTGAAAGTCTCTGAGGAAGCACTGCAGGCAGCAGTGGATCTTTCGATGCGCTATATTAATGACAGAAATCTTCCGGATAAAGCCATTGATGTGCTAGATGAAGCCTGCTCCAAAGTGAACATGAAAGGGTATAAAGTGCCGGAAACCATGGAAAAACTGGAGGGAGCAAGAATTGAGCTTGCCCGTCAGAAAGAAGAGGCGATCCGTCAGGGAGATTTCCAGGAGGCAGCACTCTTAAATGCAGAGCAGAAGCAAGTGGATGAAAAACTGAAAAAACAGCAGAAGCGCATGGATAAAAAATATGAGAAGCAGGAACAGCAGGTATCAGAAGAGGATATTGCAGATGTGGTATCTGTATGGAGCAAGGTTCCGATCAACCGGCTGATGGAGTCGGAGGCTGGAAGACTTTTGAATCTGGAAAAGGAGCTTCATAAACGTGTCATCGGACAGGATGAGGCGGTGAGCGCCGTAGCGCGCGCCGTAAAACGCGGAAGAATCGGCCTGAAAGATCCGAAACGCCCGATCGGTTCCTTCTTATTCCTTGGACCAACGGGTGTCGGAAAGACAGAATTGTCCAAGGCACTGGCGGAAGTTCTGTTTGGAAAAGAAGATGCCATGATCCGTGTAGATATGTCAGAATATATGGAATCCCACAGCGTGTCCAAGATGATTGGATCTCCTCCGGGATATGTGGGACATGAAGAGGGCGGTCAGTTAAGTGATCAGGTTCGTACCCATCCGTATTCGGTCATCTTATTCGATGAGATTGAGAAGGCGCACCCGGATGTGTTTAATATTTTGCTGCAGGTGCTGGATGATGGCCATATTACCGATTCACAGGGAAGAAAAGTAGATTTTAAGAATACCGTGATCATTATGACCTCCAATGCAGGCGCAAAAGCAATCGTAGAACCGAAGAAACTGGGATTTTCCGCGCAAAAAGATGAAAAAGCGGATTATGCACGTATGAAACAAAATGTGATGGATGAAGTGAAACGGCTGTTCCGTCCGGAATTTCTGAACCGTATCGATGAGATTATCGTGTTCCATACGTTGGGTGAACCGGAATTGAAGAAGATTGTGGGACTGTTGTGCAAAGAATTTACAAGTCGGGTAAAGGAACAGTTAGACATTGATCTGAAGATCCGGGATTCTGTGAAAAAGCAGATTATGGAAAAGGGAACAGATGCGAAGTTTGGTGCCCGACCGCTGAGAAGAGCACTTCAGACGGAACTGGAAGATAAGCTTGCGGATGCGATTCTGAGCGGAGAAGTCAAAAGTGGTCAGAAAGTAGAAGTGGGAGTATCCAGGAAAGAAATGAAGTTTTATTCTGCTTAA
- a CDS encoding transketolase family protein, whose protein sequence is MAGFTFNITDMAAMMNAKDIVTKKIIEMVKTNPKVCYINSDGTGHAGPLRDLYEEFPDRVLDVGIAEMNLVTVAAGLARKGYIPFGQAFGPFLCVRALDQIHNDLAYNDLPVRLIGTHGGLSSGYGPTHNTIVEFGVMNTIPNMTMIAPCDANECVKMLEASLTYPGPIYIRIPRGEEPAVYTDDFDYEIGKAITIKEGKDATIIATGSEVHFSIQAAKELAEEGIDVGVIDMHTLKPIDKDAIINAAKKTGVIITAEDHNTLGGLGSMVADVLMEAGVPARLKKIAIPDTFVSFGYPEEIYPHYGFDGPGIAKTVREFL, encoded by the coding sequence ATGGCAGGTTTTACATTTAATATTACCGATATGGCTGCTATGATGAACGCCAAAGATATCGTGACAAAGAAAATTATTGAGATGGTAAAGACAAATCCGAAGGTTTGCTACATCAACTCTGACGGAACCGGACATGCCGGACCGCTCCGTGACTTATATGAGGAATTCCCGGACAGGGTTCTGGACGTCGGAATCGCAGAAATGAACCTGGTAACCGTAGCTGCCGGACTGGCAAGAAAAGGCTACATCCCATTCGGACAGGCATTCGGACCGTTCCTCTGCGTCCGTGCTCTTGACCAGATCCACAACGATCTGGCATACAACGACCTTCCGGTTCGTCTGATCGGTACCCACGGCGGACTTTCCTCCGGCTATGGTCCGACTCATAATACCATCGTAGAATTCGGTGTTATGAACACCATTCCGAATATGACCATGATCGCCCCCTGCGATGCAAATGAATGTGTCAAGATGCTGGAAGCTTCCCTGACCTATCCGGGACCGATTTATATCCGTATCCCACGAGGAGAAGAACCAGCTGTTTATACCGATGATTTCGACTATGAAATTGGAAAGGCAATCACCATTAAAGAAGGAAAAGATGCCACCATCATCGCAACAGGATCTGAGGTTCATTTCAGTATCCAGGCTGCAAAAGAGCTGGCGGAAGAAGGCATTGATGTAGGAGTCATTGACATGCATACTCTGAAACCGATCGATAAAGACGCCATCATCAACGCTGCAAAGAAGACCGGCGTGATCATCACGGCTGAAGATCACAACACATTAGGTGGTCTGGGAAGTATGGTTGCCGATGTTCTGATGGAAGCAGGAGTTCCGGCAAGACTGAAGAAGATCGCTATCCCGGATACTTTCGTAAGCTTTGGTTATCCGGAGGAAATTTATCCTCATTACGGATTCGACGGACCAGGTATCGCTAAAACTGTCCGTGAATTTCTTTAG
- a CDS encoding DUF1667 domain-containing protein, translating to MEKRELICIGCPMGCPLTVEMNGTEVVSVTGNTCPRGDAYARKEVTNPTRIVTSTVKVEGGKVDMVSVKTKEDIPKGKIFECVKALKGITVKAPVHIGDVILKDVAGTGIDIIATKNA from the coding sequence ATGGAAAAAAGAGAATTGATCTGTATCGGCTGCCCGATGGGATGCCCTCTGACCGTGGAGATGAACGGAACAGAAGTAGTCAGTGTCACCGGAAATACCTGTCCGAGAGGTGATGCCTATGCCAGAAAAGAAGTGACGAATCCTACAAGAATTGTAACTTCCACTGTAAAGGTAGAAGGCGGAAAGGTTGATATGGTTTCCGTGAAGACAAAAGAAGATATTCCGAAAGGAAAGATTTTTGAATGTGTGAAAGCCCTGAAGGGCATCACAGTCAAAGCACCGGTACATATCGGTGATGTGATCCTGAAAGATGTTGCCGGAACAGGCATAGATATTATCGCAACGAAAAACGCTTGA
- a CDS encoding NAD(P)/FAD-dependent oxidoreductase, translated as MRAYDIVIIGGGPAGLAAAVSAKKNGIDDILILERDNELGGILNQCIHNGFGLHTFKEELTGPEYAARFIAQVEELGIEYKLNTMVMDISHDKVVTAMNRTDGMFEIPAKAVILAMGCRERPRGALNIPGYRPAGIFSAGTAQRLVNMEGYMPGRKVVILGSGDIGLIMARRMTFEGAKVQVVAELMPYSGGLKRNIVQCLDDYGIPLKLSHTVVDIKGKERVEGITLAEVDGKGKPIPGTEEEYECDTLLLSCGLIPENELSNGMGVELSKVTSGPVVNEILETNIEGVFACGNVLHVHDLVDFVSEEATTAGKNAATYVKEGSKEAGKAVEIVATDGVRYTVPSTIHVDRMEDVLTVRFRVGGVYKNCFVSVYLDDERIIHKKRPVVAPGEMEDVKLKKAQLKDYPDLKKITVKLEEA; from the coding sequence ATGAGAGCATATGATATTGTGATAATTGGTGGTGGACCTGCAGGCCTCGCGGCAGCAGTATCTGCAAAGAAAAACGGGATTGACGATATTCTGATCCTGGAAAGAGATAATGAACTGGGCGGAATCCTGAATCAGTGTATCCACAATGGATTCGGACTTCATACTTTTAAAGAAGAACTGACCGGACCGGAATATGCAGCCAGATTCATCGCTCAGGTAGAAGAACTTGGGATTGAATATAAGCTGAATACGATGGTAATGGATATCAGCCATGACAAGGTTGTAACGGCTATGAACCGTACAGACGGAATGTTTGAGATTCCGGCGAAAGCAGTGATCCTGGCGATGGGATGTCGGGAAAGACCGAGAGGAGCTTTGAATATTCCGGGATATCGTCCGGCAGGTATCTTTTCCGCAGGAACTGCACAGCGTCTGGTAAATATGGAAGGATATATGCCGGGCCGTAAAGTCGTGATCCTGGGATCCGGAGATATTGGACTGATCATGGCAAGACGTATGACATTTGAAGGTGCAAAAGTACAGGTAGTGGCAGAGTTGATGCCGTATTCGGGTGGATTGAAGAGAAATATCGTACAGTGCTTGGATGATTACGGAATTCCGTTGAAGTTGAGTCATACGGTTGTGGATATCAAAGGAAAAGAAAGAGTGGAAGGAATTACACTGGCTGAGGTGGACGGAAAAGGCAAACCGATTCCGGGAACGGAAGAAGAATATGAATGTGATACCTTACTTCTCTCCTGTGGTCTGATTCCGGAAAATGAACTTTCCAACGGAATGGGTGTAGAACTGAGTAAAGTGACATCAGGACCGGTTGTGAATGAAATCCTGGAAACAAATATTGAAGGTGTCTTTGCCTGTGGAAATGTTCTGCATGTGCATGACTTGGTTGATTTTGTGTCTGAGGAAGCAACCACAGCCGGAAAGAATGCGGCGACCTATGTAAAAGAAGGAAGCAAAGAAGCTGGAAAGGCAGTAGAGATCGTGGCGACAGACGGTGTACGTTATACTGTACCATCTACGATTCATGTGGATCGGATGGAAGATGTACTGACCGTACGTTTCCGTGTAGGCGGTGTGTATAAAAACTGTTTCGTAAGCGTTTATCTGGATGACGAAAGAATTATCCATAAAAAACGTCCGGTTGTAGCACCGGGAGAAATGGAAGATGTGAAACTGAAAAAGGCACAGCTTAAGGATTATCCGGATCTGAAGAAGATTACGGTGAAGTTAGAGGAGGCGTAA